DNA sequence from the Bacillus pumilus genome:
TCGCTAATAAAAAAGTAGATGAACACGATGTCGTTCTTCCTCTGCGTAAGGTGATTCGTGTAGCAGATGAACGAGACCGGCTCATCGTTGAGGAAAACAAAGAGGCAGCGATGACAGCCTTTGATACATGTCTTCAGAAGGTAAGTGAACATGGGCTTGAAATGAAGCTGGTTGATGTTGAATTTACATTTGACCGAAACAAGGTCATCTTCTACTTCACAGCGGATGGCAGAGTAGATTTCCGCGAGCTAGTGAAGGATCTTGCATCGATCTTCAAAACGAGAATTGAACTTCGCCAGATTGGTGTAAGAGACGAGGCAAAAATGCTGGGTGGCATAGGACCTTGCGGGCGAATGCTTTGCTGTTCGACATTCTTAGGAGACTTTGAACCAGTATCCATTAAGATGGCAAAAGATCAAAACTTGTCGCTAAATCCCACAAAAATTTCAGGGCTTTGCGGTCGTTTGATGTGCTGCTTGAAGTATGAGAATGATGAGTATGAAACAGCGAAAGAACAATTGCCTGATATCGGTGAAACGATTCAAACATCTAGTGGCTCTGCAAAGGTAGTAGGGCTCAACATTTTAGAACGAATTTTGCAAGTTGAATTAACCGGGCAAGAAAAAGTGGTAGAATATACTTGGGAAGAATTATTACAAGAAGGCGTTGTATCTGCACAAACAACTGAGTAACGAGGTGTGCCACCTTGGATAAAAAGGAACTATTTGATACGGTGATCAATTTAGAAGAACAAATTGGTTCTCTTTATCGCCAGTTAGGTGATTTGAAAAATCATATCGGTGAAGTGATTGAAGAAAATCATCAGCTGCAGATGGAGAATCAGCACTTGCGTGAACGTCTGGATCAGTCCGATCGGGACAAATCGTCTGAGACAGAGAATGATTCTGCTCAGAAACCAGGTCATTCTGATATAGGAGAAGGTCATGATAACCTGGCTCGGTTATATCAGGAGGGCTTCCATATTTGCAATGTACATTATGGGAGCATACGTAAAGAGGGAGACTGTTTGTTCTGTCTGTCATTTTTAAATAAAAAATGAGAAAAGGCTTCCGCTGAATCGGAAGCCTTTTTCACAGGAAAAGAAAGGATACATCATGGTTTCACTAAGAGAAGATGAACGATTAGATTATTTGCTCGCCGAAGATATGAAGATTATTCAAAGTAAAACGGTTTTCGCCTTTTCATTGGACGCAGTGTTATTAGCAAAATTTGCGTATGTGCCCATCCAAA
Encoded proteins:
- a CDS encoding stage 0 sporulation family protein; the encoded protein is MYNVIGVRFKKAGKIYYFDPNGFHIENDSCVIVETVRGVEYGQVVIANKKVDEHDVVLPLRKVIRVADERDRLIVEENKEAAMTAFDTCLQKVSEHGLEMKLVDVEFTFDRNKVIFYFTADGRVDFRELVKDLASIFKTRIELRQIGVRDEAKMLGGIGPCGRMLCCSTFLGDFEPVSIKMAKDQNLSLNPTKISGLCGRLMCCLKYENDEYETAKEQLPDIGETIQTSSGSAKVVGLNILERILQVELTGQEKVVEYTWEELLQEGVVSAQTTE
- the yabA gene encoding DNA replication initiation control protein YabA gives rise to the protein MDKKELFDTVINLEEQIGSLYRQLGDLKNHIGEVIEENHQLQMENQHLRERLDQSDRDKSSETENDSAQKPGHSDIGEGHDNLARLYQEGFHICNVHYGSIRKEGDCLFCLSFLNKK